GCTTTCCGGCGGCGAGCAGCAGCGGGTGGCAATTGCCCGTGCCCTGGTCCGTTCACCAAAGCTGCTTCTGGCCGACGAACCGACGGGTAATCTTGATATGAAAACCAGTGACGAGGTCCATGATCTCTTGATGGATATTCATGTCAAAAGGGGACTTACCCTGATCATTGTCACTCACAATGAAAAGCTGGCGGCCAAGATGGCCAGGACCATCCGCATGGTTGATGGCAGGATCAGCTGATCAGAACATCTAGTTGTTCAATTTAACGACTGACCGACTTTTTCGGGGGATGCTTGTTACGGATAGCCAATAGACTTCTTTTTCTGATGACAATGATTGCCGTCTTCTGTGGTTCAGCCTTTGCCGATGGGGAAAAAATCTCCCAGCTGCAAATCAAGGGAAATCGCAGGATCGAATCCGCTGCCATACAGAAGGTAATCAAGGTGAAGGAGGGTGATACCCTCTTTGCCGATAAGGTGGACAGCGATGTCCGTGCCATCTACAAGCTGGGCTATTTCGAAGACGTGAAGGCAATTCTGGACAAAAGTGACGCCGGTGCCACCCTTACCTACCAGGTGACGGAAAAACCGGTGGTGCGAGAGGTAAAGATCGAAGGCAACAAGGAACTTTCCATCGACAAGATCAAGGAAGCCCTTGAGATCAAGCAGAACACGATTTTTACACCGAAGGATCTGACGAAGAGCATCAAGAAGGTAAAAAAGCTCTATGCAGACGAAGGGTATTATCTGGCTGAAATAGACAGCAGCGTTGAGAAGCGTTCGGCTACTGAAATCAGGATCATGCTGAAAATAAACGAGGGTAAGAAGGTCCTGATCAAGACCATCCGCTTTGAGGGCAACAAGGCTTTCTCCGCCAGGAGGCTGAAAAAGGCCATGGAGACCTCGGAACGTTGGATGTTCTCCTGGCTTACCGGCGCAGGCACCTATAAGGAAGAGGTGCTGAAGAACGATGTCAATCTCATTTCGGACCTTTATTTCAACGAAGGCTATATAAACGTCAAGATAGGCGAACCGGCGGTTCGCGTTCTGGAGGACAAGAGCGGTCTGGAGGTGCTGATCGGCATCACCGAAGGGGACCAATACAAGGTGGGAACGTTGGGATTCAAGGGGGAAATGCTGGACTCCCAGGAGACTTTCTCCAAGATGCTGAAAATCAAAAGCGGAGAGGTTTTCAACCGCAGCACCTTGAGAACTGATGTCTTCACCCTGACCGATTTCTATGCCGACAAGGGCTATGCCTTTGCCAACATAACTCCTTTGACCAAGGTCAATCCTGAAGCAAAGATCATCGACATCACCTTTGATATGGAAAAAGGTGAAAAGGTATATATCGACCGCATCAATATCAGCGGCAACACCAAGACCCGCGACAAGGTCATCCGCCGGGAATTGAAATTTGCCGAAGGTGATCTCTACGGATCTACCCCCTTGAAGCGGAGCAAGCAGAACTTGATGAACCTTGGTTTTTTCGAAGAGGCCAACCTGGTCACGGCTAAGGGAAGTGCCGATAACAAGCTTGATCTGAATGTGGATGTGAAGGAAAAAGCTACCGGCACCTTCAGTATCGGTGCAGGCTACAGTTCCCTTGACGGGATTATCGGTCAGGGCTCCGTTCAGGAGGCGAACTTTCTCGGCTTGGGGCTTAAGGCTACGCTTTCGGCTTCCCTTGGCGCCAAAACCCAGACCTACAATGTGGGACTGACCGATCCATATTTCCTTGACACCAGATGGACCGTCGGTGCTGATATTTATCGCACCGAACGGGACTATACGGATTTTTCCCGACGGGTTACCGGTGGCGACATCAAGGGGGGCTATCCCCTGAGCGACACCCTGAGCACTTTCTGGATCTACAAGTATGAGCAGAAGGAGATCTTCGACGAATCCGTATCCCTGCTGGAAAGTATCAAAAATGGTACCGTCACCTCCGAAACAACCGGCACCACCAGTTCCATAACCGCCAGTCTGACCAGCAACACCACCGATTACCGCCTCGATCCTTCCCGTGGAATGATGAATACCCTTTCCGCTGAATTTGCCGGACTTGGCGGCACCAACCGGTTTGCCCGCTATATTACCGAGAATGCCCTCTATCTCCCTGCCGGTTGGGGTGGTGTATTTTCCCTGCGTGGCACCTTCGGCTACATCCAGAGTGTGGGGAAAGAAGTCCCGATCGACGAGAAATTCTATCTTGGGGGGATCAACACCCTGCGCGGCTATAGCAGCAGAACTGTCAGCCCTTACAAATTGGTGTCCACGACCAACAGCGATGGAACGATCAGTTCCGATAATTTGTACCTGGGAGGGGATACTGAACTCATTTTCAATGCCGAGTATCAGTTTCCTCTTTTGAAGGATGCGGGGCTTAAGGGGGTAATATTCTTCGATGCCGGGAATTCATACGGCAGTATCGGAGATATATTTACCCGCTTCCAGACCAGTTATGGCGCCGGCATCCGCTGGTTTTCACCCATCGGCCCCTTGCGTCTCGAATACGGAATACCCGTTAATCCCCGTACTGGTGTAGACAGTGCTGGCGGTAAACTGGAATTTTCAATAGGAAGTTTTTTCTAACCATGTTCATAAGGAGAAACGGATGAAAAGCATTATTATTCTTGCGGCAGTCTCTATCTTTTCGCTGGGCATCACCTCGGCTGCTTTTGCTGCTGACGGGGCCAAAATCGGTTCGGTCGATGTTCAGAAGGTGCTCCTCCTGTCCAATTCGGGCAAAGAAGCAAAGGAACAACTTGCCCAGAAGGCCAACAAGTACGAAGCAGAGAAGAACGCCAAGGATGAGGAGCTGAAAAAACTGAAGACCGACCTGGAAAAACAGAGCGTTCTGCTTTCCGAGTCGGCCCGGAGCAGCAAAGAACGTGACTATCAGCAGCGGCTCAAGGAATATCAGCGTTTTCTCAAGGATGCCCAGGATGATCTGCAGGCCAAGAATGACGAACTGACCAATCGCATAGTCGACGAGGTCGTCAGGGTCACCCAGGATTTTGCCCGCAAGAACGGCTACACGGTCATCTTCGTCAGGAATGAGACCATGATTTACCTGGATGACAAGGCTGACCTTACCGACCAGATCCTGAAACTCTTCAATGACAGCAAGAAAAAATAATGCCGTGAAGGGTGAAGAGTGAAGAGTGAAGAGTGAAGAGTGAAGAGTGAAGAGTGAAGAGTGAAGAGTGAAGAGGGGCAACTGCTTTTTTCTCCTCACCCCTAACTCCTTACCCCTCTCTGTTTACCGAAAGGTGATAACGTGGGAAAAACACTGAAGGAAGTGGCTGAATACCTGGGTGGACGGGTAATCGGCGACGAAAATGCCGTGGTAGGAGGTCTGGGCACCCTTGACGATGCCGGGGAGGGGCAGATAACCTTCCTTGCCAATCCCAAATATGCGCAGAAGGTTGCCACTACCAGGGCTACTGCTGTCATACTGCCCCCCGGCGCACCAGGGCACGGCAGGAATGTGATCGAGGTTTCCAATCCCTATTTGGCCTTCGCCAAACTGCTGACCCTGTTCTACGTGGCTCCGCCAAAGGCCCTGGGTGTAATGGATGGCGCTGTCATCGGCCAGGGAGTCGCCATGGGCAAGGACATTTCCATCTATCCCGGAGCCCATGTGGCCGACGGGGTCAAAATGGGAGACCGGGTTACCCTTTATCCCGGCGTTGTGCTTTATCCCGGGGTCGAACTGGGAAGCGATGTCACTCTCCATGCCAATGTGGTCGTTCGTGAGCGCTGCCGGATCGGCAACCGGGTCACCGTTCACAGCGGCACGGTGATCGGCACTGACGGTTTCGGCTATGCCCCGGACGGCAAAGACTGGTACAAGATTCCGCAGATCGGCATTGTCATCCTCGAGGATGATGTGGAGATCGGTTCAAATGCGGTGATCGACCGGGCAGCGCTTGAGGCGACCATTATCGGTCGCGGGACCAAAATCGACAACCTGGTGCAGATCGCCCACAACTGCGTCATCGGCGAGAACTGCATGATCGTGTCCCAGGTGGGGATTTCCGGCAGCACAAAGGTCGGCAACCACGTGACCATGGGAGGACAGGTCGGGGTCGCAGGGCATATCCAGATCGGCGACAATGTCATGGTCGGAGCCAAATCGGGGGTGCCGGGCAACATTCCGGCTAACCAGATAGTCAGCGGCATACCGGCTTTTGCCCACCGGGACTGGCTCAAGGCATCGAGCGTCTTCCCCCGGCTGCCAGAACACCGGAAAACTTTGGCCTCTCTGGAAAAACGGGTCCAGGAGCTGGAAGAGAAGCTCAAGGCGGATGAAAAAGTTAAATGATAGTACTGTTTTAATTGCCTCGTTAAGGAGCCTGTTATGATGGACATCAATGAAATCATGAAGATATTGCCCCATCGCTACCCCTTTCTCCTGGTGGACAGGATAGTTGAGATGGAACCGGCCAAGCGCATCGTCGGACTGAAAAACGTGACAATCAATGAGCCCTTTTTCCAGGGCCACTTCCCCGGTCACCCGGTTATGCCGGGTGTGCTCATAGTTGAAGCCATGGCCCAGGTTGCCGGAATCATGGCTTACCTGGCTTCCGATGAGGAAACGCGGAAAAAGGTCAGCTATTTCATGTCCATCGACAGCGCCAAGTTCAGAAAGCCGGTGTTTCCCGGGGACCAGTTGCGGATCGAGATTGAAACCATCTTCCATCGCCGTGGCATCTGGAGTGTTGCCGGAAAGGCTTTTGTTGGCGACGTTCTCGCCACGGAAGCTGAACTGAAAGCAACCTTTGCCGAAAAATCAAACTGAAGGCCGGAGAAAAAAATGATACATTCGACTGCAGTGATACACTCCGGGGCAGAGCTTGCCGCTGATGTTGAAATAGGACCCTATGCCATTATCGGAGAGCACGTGAAGATAGGCCGGGGAACGAAGGTAGGCGCCCATGCAGTTATCGACGGCTGGACTACTATCGGCGAATACAACCAGATTTTTCACCTGGCGTCCGTCGGTGCTGTGCCCCAGGATCTCAAATACAAGGGAGAAGAGACCTATCTGAAGATCGGCGACCGCAATATAATACGCGAATTCGCCACCCTGCATCTGGGAACGGTAACCGGAGACGGTGAGACAACGGTAGGCAATGGCAACCTCTTCATGGCCTATTCCCATGTGGCCCATGACTGCCATGTGAGAAATGGTGTGGTCATGGCCAATGCGGCAACCCTGGCCGGCCACGTGACAGTGGAAGATTACGCCATCCTGGGAGGGTTGTGCGCCATACATCAGTTTACCCGGATTGGCGCCCATGCCATGATCGGTGGCGGCACCCTGGTCGGCATGGATATTCCCCCTTACACGATTGCCACCGGAGACCGGCGGGATGCCCGGTTGCGGGGGCTTAACCTGGTGGGACTGAAGCGGCACAACGTCAGCGATGAGGTCGTTTCGGCCCTGAAGAAGGCATACAAGATCCTTGCTTTGTCAGACATGAAACTGAAAGACGCCATCGAAAAGATCAAGACTGAGATTCCTTCCTCCCCCGAAATGGAGCATTTCATCACCTTCATCGAATCGGCCCAGAGGGGTATCTGCCGCTGATTTTAACTCATT
This region of Geotalea daltonii FRC-32 genomic DNA includes:
- the bamA gene encoding outer membrane protein assembly factor BamA, which produces MLRIANRLLFLMTMIAVFCGSAFADGEKISQLQIKGNRRIESAAIQKVIKVKEGDTLFADKVDSDVRAIYKLGYFEDVKAILDKSDAGATLTYQVTEKPVVREVKIEGNKELSIDKIKEALEIKQNTIFTPKDLTKSIKKVKKLYADEGYYLAEIDSSVEKRSATEIRIMLKINEGKKVLIKTIRFEGNKAFSARRLKKAMETSERWMFSWLTGAGTYKEEVLKNDVNLISDLYFNEGYINVKIGEPAVRVLEDKSGLEVLIGITEGDQYKVGTLGFKGEMLDSQETFSKMLKIKSGEVFNRSTLRTDVFTLTDFYADKGYAFANITPLTKVNPEAKIIDITFDMEKGEKVYIDRINISGNTKTRDKVIRRELKFAEGDLYGSTPLKRSKQNLMNLGFFEEANLVTAKGSADNKLDLNVDVKEKATGTFSIGAGYSSLDGIIGQGSVQEANFLGLGLKATLSASLGAKTQTYNVGLTDPYFLDTRWTVGADIYRTERDYTDFSRRVTGGDIKGGYPLSDTLSTFWIYKYEQKEIFDESVSLLESIKNGTVTSETTGTTSSITASLTSNTTDYRLDPSRGMMNTLSAEFAGLGGTNRFARYITENALYLPAGWGGVFSLRGTFGYIQSVGKEVPIDEKFYLGGINTLRGYSSRTVSPYKLVSTTNSDGTISSDNLYLGGDTELIFNAEYQFPLLKDAGLKGVIFFDAGNSYGSIGDIFTRFQTSYGAGIRWFSPIGPLRLEYGIPVNPRTGVDSAGGKLEFSIGSFF
- a CDS encoding OmpH family outer membrane protein gives rise to the protein MKSIIILAAVSIFSLGITSAAFAADGAKIGSVDVQKVLLLSNSGKEAKEQLAQKANKYEAEKNAKDEELKKLKTDLEKQSVLLSESARSSKERDYQQRLKEYQRFLKDAQDDLQAKNDELTNRIVDEVVRVTQDFARKNGYTVIFVRNETMIYLDDKADLTDQILKLFNDSKKK
- the lpxD gene encoding UDP-3-O-(3-hydroxymyristoyl)glucosamine N-acyltransferase, whose amino-acid sequence is MGKTLKEVAEYLGGRVIGDENAVVGGLGTLDDAGEGQITFLANPKYAQKVATTRATAVILPPGAPGHGRNVIEVSNPYLAFAKLLTLFYVAPPKALGVMDGAVIGQGVAMGKDISIYPGAHVADGVKMGDRVTLYPGVVLYPGVELGSDVTLHANVVVRERCRIGNRVTVHSGTVIGTDGFGYAPDGKDWYKIPQIGIVILEDDVEIGSNAVIDRAALEATIIGRGTKIDNLVQIAHNCVIGENCMIVSQVGISGSTKVGNHVTMGGQVGVAGHIQIGDNVMVGAKSGVPGNIPANQIVSGIPAFAHRDWLKASSVFPRLPEHRKTLASLEKRVQELEEKLKADEKVK
- the fabZ gene encoding 3-hydroxyacyl-ACP dehydratase FabZ; this translates as MMDINEIMKILPHRYPFLLVDRIVEMEPAKRIVGLKNVTINEPFFQGHFPGHPVMPGVLIVEAMAQVAGIMAYLASDEETRKKVSYFMSIDSAKFRKPVFPGDQLRIEIETIFHRRGIWSVAGKAFVGDVLATEAELKATFAEKSN
- the lpxA gene encoding acyl-ACP--UDP-N-acetylglucosamine O-acyltransferase; translation: MIHSTAVIHSGAELAADVEIGPYAIIGEHVKIGRGTKVGAHAVIDGWTTIGEYNQIFHLASVGAVPQDLKYKGEETYLKIGDRNIIREFATLHLGTVTGDGETTVGNGNLFMAYSHVAHDCHVRNGVVMANAATLAGHVTVEDYAILGGLCAIHQFTRIGAHAMIGGGTLVGMDIPPYTIATGDRRDARLRGLNLVGLKRHNVSDEVVSALKKAYKILALSDMKLKDAIEKIKTEIPSSPEMEHFITFIESAQRGICR